The following nucleotide sequence is from Flavobacteriales bacterium.
GTCAATCTCATCTTGATCATCATCCAAACCATCTTTGTTGTCTTTAATACGTTTATCGTGTTTTTTAAGTTCATCCTCAAGTGAATCAACCTTATGCTTGGTTTTTTCCAATTCGTCTTGAGTTTTCTTAACCTTTTCTGGAAGATCATTATTCTCTCTACCCCATTGGTAACCAATCATAAATTCATGAGCACCAACCGTGTATTTACGAACATTGTGAATAGCTATATCATAGGCATAACCTGCTACAAACTGTTGTGCCAAACGAGCACCAGCAGCAAGGGTAGCTGAATATCCACTTCTATACATAGCACCGCCCCAGTATTTATCATTATAGTTCAACATAGCATTAATGTCATACTGCAAACGAGCATTAGGAACAACTCTTATCAACGCCGAAGGTTGCAACGACCAATCACTATTAAACTTCCAGTTATAAGCTAGATTTGTAATAAAGTGACGAGCCAAACCATATCGAACGTTTTTGCCATTAACCGAGTTAATCAAAGACGAATACGCCAACTGATTACCCACAATTTGTGGAACAGAAACACCAATGTTAAAATCACCTGCGGTTAAGTTAACACCAATGTTTGCGTCATATCCTGTAGTACCCTGAAATTGATTAGCCAAATCAGGGTCGGTCCAATCCTGAGGATTAATGTTTGTATAATCAATTCGGTTGTTTACTGCACCAAGTGCGAAACCAAAACCCAATTTATTATCACTACCTAAATCAATAGAATATCGATATGCAGCCTGACCACCAATTATATTGAATTGTCCGGCCTGATCGTGGTAAAGACCTAAGCCGATACCTACATTTTTATTGCTTAAAGGTCCATCAATCGTAAAGGCCTGAGTAACCGGAGAATTAGGAATACTAAACCATTGGTTACGTTGTAGCAAGTAAAATTGTCCATAACCCTTAGAACCAGCAAGAGCAGGATTATAAAGGAATTGATTGTAATAGTAGTGGCTATATAAAGGCACCTGTTGTGCAGTTGCTTGATACAAACCTGCCACTACTAAAGCGATGATTATTGATAACTTTTTCATTTTTCCTATTCTAAGTTTTATGAATTATTACTTCTCTCTAATAATATTAATTGCACCTTTAAATACTTTATCAGGGAAATCCGGATGCGTAATTACATAGTAGTAAGCACCATCTGGTAATGGATTGCCATTTTTGTTTGTTCCATCCCACGGAGCTGACAAGAATGTTTTACCATCAGCACTATACACTTCCATTCCGTAACGGTTAAAGATAGTAATTTGTGCATCTGGATAAGCCCATATATTCTCAATAGCCATTACATCGTTTTTACCATCACCGTTAGGTGTAATTACGTTATAAACTTTAAGCACCCAATCAGGACTGATAAAGATAGTAACTTGATCAGAACCTTTACATCCGTAAATGTCAGTACCGTTAACAGTGTAAGTAATATTCTCTAAAACTTTCTCTGCTCTAACTGGTGTACCCAATGTGCTGTTCAAATAAGTAGATGGAGTCCATACATAATCTACACCACCTGTTGCATGTAAGTCAATGGACTCACCTTTATAGATAGTATCAGATTTCAAACCATATACAGAACCTAACCATGCTTGAATATTTGGAGCTTTATGAACAACTACCAAAATAGAATCAGTATTAGAACATCCAATAGGAGGAGCGGTAATAGTAACTTTATACCAACCACTATCTTTAGCCGTAATACTTCCATTTGTAGAAGAACCACCAGTCCAGCTCCAATTGTAAGTTCTGGCATTTGCATTCGCTCTTAAGGTAACACTGTCACCATCACAGAATTCTGTAGTACCATCCGCAGTTAAGTTAACATCAGGAAGAGCAATAACATTAGCCACTTTAGCAACTGTGTTTTCACAACCTCTATTAGATTTAACTCTAAGCGTAACATTATAGCTACCAGAAGCAGCGTATTGGTGCATTGGATTTTTCAATCCGCTAAATTCTGAGTCACCAAAGTTCCAGAAGTATTCTACCATCGTGTCACCAGCAGGTACACTTGAGTTGTTTACAAATACACTTGCATCACCAATACATACATCAGCTACACTGAAGTCAGCAGTAGGAGCAGCATAAATTGTTACACTTCTGTTGATAGTATCTCTACATCCGTTGTTGCTAATAGCAATCAATCGTACGTTGAACTGACCAAATCCGTTGAACGTGAAGCTTGGGTCTTTAGCAGTTGATGTGCCTTGACCGGCAAAGTTCCAATCGTAAGTCATTGTTCCGTAACCAATAGCTGAAGCATTTACAAACTGCATGGCGTTGTTCTCACAAACTGGAGCAGCTACGAAGTTAGCCTCAGGTAAGATGTAAACTGTAACATCCTTAGTGATTGTATTTGTACAACCATTGTTTGTAGTTACAGTCAACGTTACTTGGTATGTACCAGAAGCACTGTATCTGTGAGTTGGATTTTGAGCGGTAGATGTAGTTCCATCGCCAAACATCCAGTACCATGAAACAATGTTTCCGCTTGATACAGTAGATTTATCAGTTGCACTGAACACATCGTTTTGACAAACGTTAGCAGCAGTGAAGTTCGCAATTGGGTTTGGATAAACCGTGATGCTTTGTGTTACTTCACCTCTACATCCATTATCACTCCAAGCTACAAGTCTAACATTGTAAGTTCCGGCAGCTTTGTAAACGTGAACTGGGCTTGCATTTTTGCTTGAGTCGCCGTCACCGAAGTACCAAGTGTAGGCTGTAACATTTCCTTCAGCAATTGAAGATGTATTGTTAAACATTACTGTGCTATCCTCACATTCGTTAGCAGCGGTGAAGCTGGCAACTGGGTTAGGAGTAACTTTAGCAGTAGCTGTGCTTTTCAATGTATTGTTTACACAACCAAATGTTGTATTTGTAATGCTAACCAATTCAACAGTAATAAACGTTGGGTTGCCAGCGTAAGCCATTCCAGCTACAGTGAAGTTGAAGTCACCAGAACCAGTACCTGTTACCGGAGTACCAACCAACACACCATTTCGTTTGTAAACTACTGACCAACCGTTTCCGGCAGGAACATCCGTTACATGAAGTGTAAATGTAGCCACATCACCAGGACAAACCTTAGCATTGCTGGTTACAGTTGCTTCAGGAGTTGGAATTACAGTTACAGTAGCTACTGAAGAGTAAGCTCCTGAACAAGTTCCGCTCTTAACAAACACTCTGTAAAGCGTTGTTTCGTTGATATTAGTTATTGTCACAGATTTAGTTTTGTTAGACAATACTGTCCAAGTAGCTCCATTATCTGTGCTGTATTCCCAGTTTTGAACTGCACCAGTCTCACCACTCAATGTCAAGGTAGCAGAAGCTCCTTTACAGATAGTTGAAGTTGCTGGTGAAAGTGTACCTCCAACAGATTTAGGACTAACCTTGATAGTAACCGAATCTTTCAAATCAGTATCGCAACCAAGAGCATTGTCTAAAGCAATTTGAGTCAACTTAATTTTAACGCTGTTTGCAGACACAGTTCTACCTGTATTTATTGTGAATACACCAGAACCAGTTCCTTTCTTAGTAGGTCCGGCAGTTCCGTCAACCTCATAATCCACCAACCATTTTGTTCCAGTAGCCACATCACTAATTTCAACGTTATAAATCAATACGTCACCGTGACATAATGAATCTGGGTATGAATCAAATGTTGCCATTGGGTTTGGTGTTACGGTGATAACCGCTTTTTCACTAATTGTATTAGCACAACCCAAACCATTAGTAACTGTAATATCAGTAAACTCAATAGTTGTTGTTTGTGTAAATGGTCCAAAAGTGATGCTTTCAGTAGTACCAGTTCCTGTAGTATAAGTTCCGGCAGTACCATTCACTTTATAACCTACAGTCCATGTAGAAGTAGAGTTAACATTACCAATTGATAGGTTAAGTGTTACATTATCTCCTGAACAAATAGTTTGTGTAGGATTGTTGATTGTTACCGTAGGCAATTGTTGAACATCGATGGCCTTAACAGTTGAGAAGGCAGATGCACACACACCACTCATAACTTCAACTCTATACCAAGTTTTTGTAGTAAGAGATGAAACAACCAAGCTATCAGATGTATTAGCTATATCATAGTAATTGATAGCGTCGGTAGAGTATTGCCATTTTACAATTGCTCCTCTGTATCCGCTCACTTTCATTTTAGCACTAGAACCTAAACAAACAATTGTTGGTCCGCTGATTGTGCCACCCACCGAAGTAGAATCAACTTTGATAATAACCGAATCAGCAAGAGCCCCAGTACAGTTAGGACTGCTAGAAGTATTAGTAATAGAAACAAGTCTAACAACATTATTTCCTTCAGTATTGAACACAGGCATGTTCGACAAGTTAAATTGACCAGAACCAACACCTGTTGAAGTAATATTTGAACCACCATTTACTTTATAAATAACAGTCCAAGCCTCTGAACTCAACACATTGTCAACCAAGATGGTAACTGTTGGAGTAGTTCCTTTACAAATCTCTGTTGGAGCATTTGTTATAGTAGCCTTTGGATTGCTAATAATATTGATGGTAGTAGTGTATTGATTAGTGAATGAACTATTAGCACATTGTGGTTTACCACTAGTAATCTTCATAGATTGAAGAGTAATACTTGTGGTAGTGTTCAATGTACCAGTGAAGATAGTATCAGCACCTGGACCAGTACCAGTCAATGTTTTAACAGAAGAACCTTGTAAGTAAGTAAGTTCCCAATTCATACCCGCACCAACATTTGTAATATTCAATACTACGTAAGTGTTTGAACCTTGACAAATGCTGCTCGCACCAACCTTAACTATAGAAGCCACTGGCAATTCGTTAACCTTGATGGTAACCCAGCTAGAATATTCGGTATTACATGCACCACTCTTAACAACTACTCTATATGTAGTAGATTGAGTTAAGTTGCTGTAGCTATATGTGGTTGCCGTATTTGTAATACTTGTCCATGTTGTACCTCCGTTAGTGCTATACTCCCATCGGATAATTTTTCCAACAGCATCAGCACCCAAAGTTAGAGTTCCGCTATTTGTACCTTTACATACCGTGTCTGTACCAGTCAAAGTACCTCCAACAGTAGTTGGGCTAACAACAACCACATCTTGATCTGTCAATGTTCCAGTACATCCTGTAGTTCTATTAATCATAGAAACCAGTCTTAGCGTAGATGGATTTGCAGTCAAGTTTGCAGTTGTAATATTGAAGCTACCTGAACCTGTACCGCTAACCGAATCAGCAGCACCACCGTTGATAGACCAATACACTCTCCAATTTTCGCTTGATCTTACATCGTTTACAGTAATTTGACCGTAAGCTGGGCTTCCAGTACAAACAGTGTCTGTAAGTGAAATAAGCGTAGCATTAGGAATGTCATCAACCTCAACAGTTGCGGTAGCGTTATTTGTCAAGTTGTTGTTTTCACATTGAGGAGTTCCAGAAGTCATCCAGATTTTCTTCAACGTAACATCAGTATTTGTTTTGATAGTACCTGTGTTGATAGTACCAGTAGTAGCAGGACCGCTAACGCTAATCGTATCAAGAACAGTTCCTACTAAGTAAGATACTGACCAACTTTGATTGTAAGTATTAGAAACACT
It contains:
- a CDS encoding PorP/SprF family type IX secretion system membrane protein, translating into MKKLSIIIALVVAGLYQATAQQVPLYSHYYYNQFLYNPALAGSKGYGQFYLLQRNQWFSIPNSPVTQAFTIDGPLSNKNVGIGLGLYHDQAGQFNIIGGQAAYRYSIDLGSDNKLGFGFALGAVNNRIDYTNINPQDWTDPDLANQFQGTTGYDANIGVNLTAGDFNIGVSVPQIVGNQLAYSSLINSVNGKNVRYGLARHFITNLAYNWKFNSDWSLQPSALIRVVPNARLQYDINAMLNYNDKYWGGAMYRSGYSATLAAGARLAQQFVAGYAYDIAIHNVRKYTVGAHEFMIGYQWGRENNDLPEKVKKTQDELEKTKHKVDSLEDELKKHDKRIKDNKDGLDDDQDEIDEIKAKIKTFDDFMKEYKDGAKRPDGSTSGTGQVYTFNNVYFDTDKWDIKTEARGELDNLATILKENPNLKIEVAGYADQRGSVSHNQWLSNKRSNAVREYLIRNGVSPDQLVTVGNGVTVSAPGLDQNRRVEFKILSR